One segment of Deinococcus humi DNA contains the following:
- a CDS encoding HTH domain-containing protein, with the protein MTSPMTLLAAAQHVLNQSGAPLHTGELTRQMLDGGLWTTQGRTPEASVYSALFMSLKRHGLSSPFVQTAPSTFGLRPISNVIVVPAAVAQQDQETAPSEDLAPVPVTKTFLDAAEAVLASLPPGQPMRIRELTETALSEGLLVTQGLTPVATMSAQLYQDIRRRAMRGQPMRFERHQNGFVSLHGGSGQAQTGTPDLAAEQSTPLQTVLLARLRAIDPRDLELLVEKLLAARGYVTVQVTAYSNDGGIDLRAEYTDGLMPERIAVQVKRQQANVGRPAIQSLRGSLATHERGLFVTTSSFTTGAREEAMRLTAAPIGLLAGEALAGLLIEHRIGVHEVDGELRLRDNLLEDPFTEPRLDAEDPHLSPLLRDRVAAGMCVSAINEKGGDANLWEIDDEVELRLSMEAMAELRVRPGMATE; encoded by the coding sequence ATGACCAGTCCCATGACCCTGCTCGCCGCCGCACAACACGTCCTGAATCAGTCCGGTGCGCCGCTGCACACTGGTGAACTCACCCGTCAGATGTTGGACGGCGGCCTGTGGACCACCCAGGGCCGGACACCTGAGGCCTCGGTGTACTCGGCGCTGTTCATGAGCCTCAAGCGGCACGGTCTGTCATCGCCCTTCGTTCAGACGGCGCCTTCAACCTTCGGCCTGCGGCCTATTTCGAACGTGATAGTGGTCCCTGCGGCTGTGGCCCAACAGGACCAGGAGACCGCTCCAAGCGAGGATCTCGCGCCTGTTCCGGTCACAAAGACCTTCCTGGATGCGGCGGAAGCCGTGCTGGCCAGCCTGCCCCCGGGCCAGCCGATGCGCATCCGCGAGCTGACCGAAACCGCCCTCAGCGAGGGACTGCTCGTCACCCAGGGCCTGACGCCGGTGGCCACCATGTCCGCGCAGCTGTATCAGGACATCCGCCGCCGCGCCATGCGTGGACAGCCTATGCGCTTCGAGCGCCATCAGAACGGCTTTGTGTCTCTCCATGGCGGAAGTGGGCAGGCCCAGACCGGAACACCAGACCTTGCCGCAGAACAGAGCACACCGCTGCAGACAGTCCTGCTGGCCCGGCTGCGCGCCATTGACCCCCGCGACCTCGAACTGCTGGTGGAGAAACTGCTGGCCGCCCGCGGGTACGTCACTGTCCAAGTCACCGCCTACAGCAACGACGGCGGCATTGACCTGCGGGCCGAGTACACCGACGGACTGATGCCGGAGCGGATCGCGGTGCAGGTTAAACGGCAGCAGGCCAACGTCGGACGTCCAGCGATTCAGAGCTTGCGGGGCAGCCTGGCTACGCATGAGCGCGGCCTGTTCGTCACCACCAGCAGCTTCACGACAGGGGCCAGGGAAGAAGCCATGCGACTCACCGCCGCCCCGATTGGCCTGCTGGCCGGCGAGGCCCTCGCGGGGCTGCTGATCGAGCACCGCATTGGGGTCCATGAAGTGGATGGGGAGCTGCGCCTGCGGGACAACCTCTTGGAGGACCCTTTCACTGAACCCAGGCTGGACGCAGAAGACCCCCATCTGTCACCGCTGCTCCGCGACCGCGTGGCCGCCGGGATGTGTGTTTCGGCGATCAACGAGAAGGGTGGCGACGCCAATCTTTGGGAGATCGACGATGAAGTGGAACTGCGGTTGTCCATGGAGGCCATGGCGGAGCTGCGGGTCAGGCCCGGGATGGCCACGGAGTGA